A portion of the Pedobacter cryoconitis genome contains these proteins:
- a CDS encoding rhodanese-related sulfurtransferase, which translates to MEKFNTILYYCYSPIADAEQFAADHLKFCKSLGIVGRIIVADEGLNGTVSGTETACKAYMEAVHADERFAKTEFKIDEVPEPSFIKMHCRYKSEIVHSGLRDTSIIDPNEQTGKHLEPAAFKEMLDQEDVIILDVRSNYEHSLGRFKNAITLDIDNFREFPEKINELAQYKDKKVLTYCTGGIKCEKASALLLHHGFNDVYQLHGGIIKYGKEAGGEDFEGKCYVFDNRIAVDVNSVNPTVVSKCYNCGTTTAKMINCANPECNEHITQCDECGTKLEGCCSAVCVTNPRRRPYDGTGYYVKVPQQVNVAVK; encoded by the coding sequence ATGGAAAAATTCAATACAATACTATACTACTGCTATAGTCCTATAGCGGATGCAGAACAATTTGCTGCCGATCACCTTAAATTTTGTAAATCATTAGGTATTGTTGGGCGGATCATCGTTGCTGACGAAGGTTTAAATGGAACTGTTTCAGGTACAGAAACGGCTTGTAAAGCTTATATGGAAGCTGTGCATGCAGATGAACGCTTCGCAAAGACAGAATTTAAGATCGACGAAGTTCCAGAACCTTCTTTCATTAAAATGCATTGCCGTTATAAATCTGAGATTGTACATTCTGGATTAAGAGATACAAGCATTATCGATCCTAACGAACAAACAGGAAAACATCTTGAGCCCGCAGCATTTAAAGAAATGCTTGATCAGGAAGATGTAATCATCCTGGATGTACGTTCAAATTACGAACACAGCCTTGGCAGATTCAAAAATGCGATTACGCTTGACATCGATAACTTCAGAGAGTTTCCGGAAAAGATAAACGAACTGGCGCAATATAAAGACAAAAAAGTCCTCACCTATTGCACGGGAGGGATTAAATGTGAAAAAGCCTCTGCCCTGTTACTTCACCATGGCTTTAATGATGTTTATCAATTACACGGCGGTATTATCAAATATGGTAAAGAAGCGGGTGGAGAAGACTTTGAAGGAAAATGCTATGTATTTGATAACCGGATAGCCGTAGATGTAAATTCGGTAAACCCTACTGTAGTATCAAAATGCTATAACTGTGGAACAACTACAGCAAAAATGATCAACTGTGCTAATCCGGAATGTAATGAACACATTACGCAGTGTGATGAATGCGGTACGAAACTAGAAGGATGCTGCTCGGCTGTCTGTGTAACCAATCCACGCCGTCGTCCTTATGACGGAACAGGATATTACGTCAAAGTTCCCCAGCAAGTAAACGTTGCTGTAAAATAA